A single Crateriforma conspicua DNA region contains:
- a CDS encoding tyrosine-type recombinase/integrase gives MTKTELITTNNALPPSFGGQLPAEPMELRPLVAQAFEAWLNKTESKATRTAYRNDVEQFLRFQNVDIDHLETMIQFVPDDVTRWRDHLLSEGGRPDRVGNKTPGENSTVTRKITSLRSFFSFLQNYGYRGANPAAPDFVKAPKVSDKGLTPSILPKMVGQLLDAPSCDTPSGKRDRAVLAVFAYMALRVDELYHINVGNIQRDGEHTVVRIKGKGNELRRGVMPPIAASAVNEWIEHAKIEKDRSGPLFRPSLSPRGQGRDGFKRGRMTIRSIQRLVKKYCLAVGIDEEVSVHSLRVTAATEADKAGIPLIDIQHWLGHKDPRTTLRYIRGTENLDRSPAYTIRYG, from the coding sequence ATGACCAAAACAGAACTGATCACCACCAACAACGCCCTGCCCCCGTCTTTCGGTGGTCAACTTCCCGCCGAGCCGATGGAGCTCCGGCCGCTGGTCGCCCAAGCGTTCGAAGCCTGGCTCAACAAGACCGAGAGCAAGGCAACACGCACGGCCTATCGCAACGATGTCGAGCAGTTTTTGCGGTTTCAGAACGTCGACATCGACCACTTGGAGACCATGATCCAGTTCGTTCCCGATGATGTCACGCGGTGGCGGGATCACCTGCTTTCCGAAGGCGGTCGCCCGGATCGCGTCGGAAACAAGACGCCTGGCGAGAACTCAACCGTTACTCGCAAGATCACTTCCCTCCGCTCGTTTTTCTCGTTCCTGCAAAACTACGGCTACCGCGGAGCCAACCCCGCCGCTCCGGACTTCGTGAAAGCTCCCAAGGTGTCCGACAAAGGGCTGACACCTTCGATCCTGCCGAAGATGGTCGGGCAATTGCTGGATGCCCCCTCTTGCGACACGCCATCGGGGAAACGCGACCGGGCTGTCTTGGCGGTGTTCGCCTACATGGCCCTTCGCGTCGACGAGCTGTACCACATCAACGTCGGCAACATCCAGCGTGACGGGGAACACACCGTCGTCCGCATCAAGGGCAAAGGCAATGAGCTTCGTCGCGGTGTGATGCCACCGATCGCAGCCTCGGCCGTCAACGAATGGATCGAACACGCCAAGATCGAAAAAGACCGCTCTGGTCCCCTGTTTCGTCCATCCCTATCGCCCCGCGGTCAGGGCCGAGACGGCTTCAAACGTGGGCGAATGACCATCCGCTCGATACAGCGTCTGGTGAAGAAGTATTGCCTAGCCGTCGGGATCGACGAGGAAGTCAGTGTTCACTCGCTCCGGGTGACCGCCGCGACCGAAGCCGACAAGGCGGGGATTCCGCTGATCGATATTCAGCATTGGCTTGGGCACAAAGACCCGCGAACAACGCTTCGCTATATTCGAGGAACTGAAAACCTCGATCGTAGTCCAGCTTACACCATTCGGTACGGCTAG
- a CDS encoding toll/interleukin-1 receptor domain-containing protein produces the protein MNQSARLLSEPSCMAILSFAAAHVLEQRRTSGSGADRTEEVVSRPECFKDPELYRALLPKFDLTTIDAALRWLTYCDYLIGSKEVNFGGQSIWTELTEKGRAAAKKGELAEEDRRLLHGQEEPHEVFIAHQFNTQDSELVSYIRGRVLEPAGFNAIDGRADGLEAFRTAIVEKIRRARFFVCLLTKRNSLTAGGSASSVWLYQETGVAVAFGKRPLLLVEEGIDREYVGELQSIYEHIVFSRSNHPDKFDSIRPRLENDLKANDMALPKASKGSRSR, from the coding sequence ATGAATCAGAGCGCCCGGTTGCTGTCAGAACCATCCTGCATGGCAATTCTATCGTTCGCAGCGGCCCATGTTCTCGAACAACGACGGACATCCGGATCTGGAGCCGATCGCACGGAAGAAGTGGTTTCACGCCCTGAGTGCTTCAAAGATCCCGAGCTGTATAGAGCCCTACTTCCGAAGTTCGATCTTACGACGATCGATGCCGCATTGCGATGGTTGACCTATTGCGACTACCTAATCGGCTCAAAAGAGGTGAATTTCGGAGGCCAGAGCATTTGGACTGAACTGACGGAGAAGGGACGTGCTGCGGCCAAGAAGGGTGAGCTCGCTGAAGAAGACCGAAGGTTGCTTCACGGACAAGAAGAGCCACACGAGGTCTTTATCGCACATCAATTCAACACCCAAGACAGCGAGCTTGTTTCCTACATCCGTGGCCGTGTTCTAGAGCCTGCAGGATTCAACGCCATCGACGGTCGAGCAGATGGTCTCGAAGCTTTCCGCACCGCGATCGTCGAGAAGATTCGTCGAGCGAGGTTCTTTGTTTGCCTTCTCACTAAACGGAATAGCCTCACAGCAGGTGGTTCTGCGTCTAGCGTATGGCTCTATCAAGAGACTGGGGTTGCCGTCGCATTCGGGAAACGCCCGCTCCTGCTCGTCGAAGAGGGGATAGATAGAGAATACGTGGGAGAGCTGCAGAGCATCTATGAGCACATTGTGTTCTCGCGAAGCAATCACCCTGACAAGTTCGACAGTATCAGACCACGCCTAGAGAATGATCTCAAGGCAAATGACATGGCCCTTCCGAAGGCGAGCAAAGGGTCTCGGTCAAGATAA
- a CDS encoding ankyrin repeat domain-containing protein: MHPDYALFHAIRLSCLSDFEAAVADGANVHGRDVDGRLAMEVAEKFGRIEEARRLHALGVDPNPAIGKGSDRLIHRAARTGNAGFVKLLLEFNVNADIGGTAGQTPLHLAARTKHDYMAIDLLEAHADPNATNDVRDTPLHIAAATNQPAMIRRLIKSGADPLATNRTNYTAMHVAAAGGKREALDVFLKHDQLRPPRSDRLWHRVAKAAEIHGCDEIANAILAAKGQSCLEARR; this comes from the coding sequence ATGCATCCAGACTACGCCCTCTTTCATGCCATCAGATTATCCTGCCTTTCGGATTTCGAAGCAGCCGTGGCTGATGGCGCAAATGTGCATGGTCGCGATGTAGACGGCAGATTGGCCATGGAAGTCGCCGAGAAGTTTGGTCGGATCGAGGAAGCACGACGCTTGCATGCACTTGGTGTTGATCCGAATCCGGCGATAGGAAAGGGAAGCGACAGGCTCATCCATCGAGCAGCTCGAACTGGCAACGCCGGTTTTGTCAAGCTGCTCCTGGAGTTCAACGTCAACGCAGACATTGGCGGAACGGCGGGTCAAACTCCGCTACATTTGGCTGCTCGCACAAAGCACGACTACATGGCCATCGACTTACTCGAGGCCCACGCCGATCCAAATGCCACCAACGATGTTCGTGACACTCCACTCCACATTGCAGCCGCGACAAACCAGCCAGCAATGATTCGCCGGCTCATAAAGAGCGGTGCCGATCCCCTCGCCACGAACCGAACCAACTACACCGCCATGCACGTCGCGGCTGCGGGCGGCAAGCGTGAAGCCCTTGACGTGTTCCTCAAGCACGATCAACTACGTCCTCCCAGATCCGATCGGTTATGGCATCGGGTTGCAAAAGCCGCAGAAATTCATGGATGTGATGAGATCGCAAACGCGATCCTTGCCGCCAAAGGGCAGTCCTGCTTGGAGGCTAGACGCTAA
- the parA gene encoding ParA family partition ATPase, protein MIYAFLSQKGGVGKTTLSIHTAAELTRRKRRVLLIDADPQGSALSWSNCREDAMFIVVGMPKATLHKEIEAISADYDDVVIDGPPRAAEIAKSIILAADLVVIPLQPSPLDVWEATKTLDLIREAQVFRPEIRCCLAINRRIVNTAIGRDVRLALRELDVPVLKTDIGQRVAFAESAAQGGTVIDAADSKAADEIKRFVNELRRIK, encoded by the coding sequence ATGATCTACGCATTCCTCAGTCAAAAAGGCGGTGTCGGAAAAACAACGCTCTCGATCCACACAGCAGCCGAGCTAACACGGCGGAAACGTCGCGTCCTGTTGATCGATGCCGATCCGCAGGGCAGCGCTTTGTCCTGGTCGAATTGTCGAGAAGATGCGATGTTCATCGTTGTCGGGATGCCGAAGGCGACGCTACACAAAGAAATCGAAGCCATCTCGGCAGATTACGACGATGTCGTGATCGACGGACCGCCACGCGCGGCGGAGATCGCGAAGTCGATCATTCTCGCCGCCGACTTGGTGGTCATCCCTCTTCAGCCATCACCACTCGATGTTTGGGAAGCGACGAAGACGCTAGATCTGATCCGTGAAGCGCAGGTATTCCGCCCAGAGATCCGATGCTGCCTCGCAATTAACCGACGCATTGTGAACACGGCCATTGGACGGGATGTGCGATTAGCTCTGCGAGAACTCGATGTTCCGGTCTTGAAAACTGACATTGGTCAGCGAGTTGCTTTTGCCGAATCCGCGGCCCAAGGCGGCACGGTTATCGACGCCGCGGATTCGAAAGCGGCGGACGAGATCAAGAGATTTGTGAACGAGTTACGGAGGATCAAATGA
- the mobF gene encoding MobF family relaxase: protein MRIEALASSPPPPRYFVSTSRASYPSRMLIATQGKSVDATQQYFNSVLTQGDYYLGQEINGQWHGRGADILGLGHGTEVTKEQFAALLRGQHPITNEKLTQRTRKDRRPGTDLTFSVPKSVSLAWAINCDERIVDALRETVRECMRRDVEPLMQRRVRDGKHAHTKQRTRTGKLIYADFLHKTSRPVEGRPDPHLHIHAYVINWTEQNGKHYAGEMEEIVRQRPSLQAKFEARLARRLQRELGYGVERVQYTQSGRLKHGWEIKGVTRQTVEKFSRRTEQVEDHARQKGIKDAAKKGKLGVETREQKDSGASIEKLRDEWRSRLTKEERDAFGSLLRGNREDERSEERAAEKSLAYSLEHNLCRQSVAERHQIVGTALEHGLILTPECVEKSLDEMKVIRRSRDVEGANREFITTRAVLEAERDMIAFARDGRGTVKSIGKGEHEFRMDFLNDQQKDAVNHVLMSRDRVTAVTGGAGTGKSSLMEEAANAIRDNGKQVFTFAPSTGAREVLQDKGFENAQTVEYLIRNTEFQTQVRDGVMWIDEAGLLDVRSMGAVFKIAKQQNARVVLSGDTRQHASPRRGEAMRLLEKEAGLNIARVEAIQRQKGRYRDAVKMISRGHEVIDERTGKTGLLAGFDMLDRMGKIKEVSSDERHELLAKQYLKAERKGKSTLVVAPTHAEAGQVTECIRDGLRKQGLLSDHEQAVTQLRSMNLTEAEKGDAATYRGREGVVVQFHQNVAGGIKRGERYTVEKASDEAVELVAADGKRTKSLPLRHADRFEVYQQSEIGLAKGDKVRFSLGGTGVDGKQRISNGRLDEFTGFDGQGNMMLRSGVTVDRDYGHLDLGYVVTSHASQGKDRKLAMAAMGSESLPAINAKQFYVTVSRGSEDVAIYVDDKAKVRRAIEKSGERMSATELIAEPEPRSPTPAYEPMRSAGRAIRGRIGTYRDRLTAWWKQQTAERTPEQTAGRHKAADIARSFGLGAARPERSL, encoded by the coding sequence TTGCGTATTGAGGCACTTGCCTCATCCCCTCCTCCGCCGCGTTACTTTGTCTCAACCAGTCGTGCCTCCTATCCTTCCCGTATGCTCATTGCCACACAAGGAAAAAGCGTCGATGCGACGCAGCAGTATTTCAATTCTGTCCTGACGCAGGGTGACTACTACCTGGGTCAAGAGATTAACGGGCAGTGGCACGGCCGTGGTGCTGACATTCTGGGACTTGGCCACGGGACCGAGGTGACGAAAGAACAGTTCGCGGCTCTGCTGCGTGGTCAGCACCCGATCACGAACGAGAAACTGACACAGCGGACACGGAAGGACCGCCGGCCCGGGACTGATCTGACGTTTTCGGTGCCCAAGAGCGTTTCGCTTGCGTGGGCGATCAATTGCGACGAGCGGATCGTCGATGCGTTACGCGAGACCGTCCGCGAGTGCATGAGGCGAGATGTCGAGCCTCTGATGCAACGCCGCGTTCGCGACGGCAAGCATGCCCACACCAAACAGCGAACGCGGACCGGGAAGCTGATCTACGCCGACTTCCTCCACAAGACATCACGTCCTGTCGAAGGTCGGCCCGACCCGCACTTGCACATCCACGCCTACGTCATCAACTGGACGGAACAAAACGGGAAGCACTACGCCGGAGAGATGGAAGAAATCGTGCGGCAACGGCCGAGCTTGCAGGCGAAGTTCGAGGCTCGGCTCGCCCGGCGGCTTCAGCGGGAACTTGGATATGGTGTCGAGCGGGTTCAATACACCCAATCGGGTCGCCTGAAGCACGGCTGGGAGATCAAGGGCGTCACGCGGCAGACGGTCGAGAAATTCAGCCGCCGAACCGAGCAGGTCGAAGACCATGCTCGGCAGAAGGGCATCAAGGATGCCGCCAAGAAGGGCAAGCTGGGCGTGGAGACGCGAGAGCAGAAGGATAGCGGTGCGTCAATTGAAAAGCTTCGCGACGAATGGCGATCGCGACTGACGAAGGAAGAACGCGACGCCTTCGGTTCGCTACTTCGCGGCAACCGGGAAGATGAGCGGAGTGAAGAACGGGCGGCGGAGAAATCACTCGCGTATTCCCTGGAACACAACCTCTGCCGACAGTCGGTTGCCGAGCGACATCAGATTGTCGGCACTGCATTGGAGCATGGACTGATTCTAACACCGGAGTGCGTCGAGAAATCCTTGGACGAGATGAAGGTGATCCGTCGCAGCCGAGACGTTGAAGGTGCCAATCGCGAGTTCATCACGACGCGGGCGGTCTTGGAAGCGGAACGCGACATGATCGCCTTCGCTCGTGACGGTCGCGGCACCGTGAAGTCCATCGGAAAGGGCGAGCATGAGTTTCGGATGGATTTCTTGAACGACCAGCAGAAGGACGCGGTGAACCACGTCTTGATGTCACGCGATCGCGTGACGGCGGTTACAGGTGGAGCCGGTACGGGGAAGTCTTCATTGATGGAAGAAGCGGCCAATGCAATCCGGGACAATGGGAAACAAGTCTTCACTTTTGCCCCAAGCACAGGGGCCCGCGAGGTGTTACAGGACAAGGGATTCGAGAACGCTCAGACGGTCGAGTACCTGATCCGCAACACCGAATTTCAAACGCAGGTTCGGGACGGCGTGATGTGGATCGACGAGGCGGGTTTGCTGGACGTTCGTTCGATGGGAGCGGTGTTCAAAATTGCGAAGCAACAGAACGCTCGCGTGGTGCTTTCCGGGGATACACGGCAGCATGCATCGCCGCGTCGTGGCGAGGCGATGCGGTTGCTTGAAAAGGAAGCCGGGTTGAACATTGCACGCGTTGAAGCGATTCAACGACAGAAGGGTCGCTATCGCGACGCGGTGAAGATGATCAGCCGTGGGCATGAGGTCATCGATGAACGAACGGGCAAGACAGGTTTGCTTGCCGGCTTCGACATGCTCGATCGCATGGGCAAGATCAAGGAGGTTTCCTCCGACGAACGTCATGAGCTACTGGCAAAACAGTATCTGAAGGCCGAGCGGAAAGGCAAGTCGACGCTCGTCGTTGCACCGACGCACGCGGAAGCTGGTCAAGTGACGGAATGTATTCGCGATGGCTTGAGGAAGCAGGGCTTGTTGAGCGATCACGAACAAGCCGTGACGCAGCTTCGTTCGATGAACCTGACGGAAGCGGAGAAAGGCGACGCTGCGACGTATCGTGGTCGTGAGGGCGTGGTGGTTCAGTTCCATCAGAACGTGGCGGGCGGAATCAAGCGGGGTGAGCGTTACACGGTCGAGAAAGCGTCCGACGAGGCGGTTGAACTGGTGGCTGCGGACGGGAAGCGGACAAAGTCCCTGCCCTTGCGGCACGCGGATCGCTTCGAGGTGTATCAACAGTCCGAGATCGGGCTTGCGAAGGGCGACAAGGTGAGGTTCAGCCTCGGCGGCACCGGTGTGGATGGTAAGCAGCGGATCAGCAACGGTCGGCTGGATGAGTTCACCGGCTTCGACGGACAGGGCAACATGATGCTGCGAAGCGGCGTCACGGTGGACCGTGACTACGGTCACCTGGATCTCGGCTACGTGGTCACCAGTCACGCCAGTCAGGGGAAGGATCGCAAGCTCGCGATGGCTGCAATGGGATCGGAATCACTGCCGGCGATCAATGCGAAACAGTTCTACGTGACTGTTTCGCGTGGGAGCGAGGACGTCGCCATTTACGTCGACGACAAGGCGAAGGTGAGACGGGCGATCGAGAAATCGGGCGAGAGGATGTCGGCGACCGAGCTGATCGCGGAACCGGAACCAAGGTCCCCTACTCCCGCGTATGAACCGATGCGGTCCGCCGGACGTGCCATTCGTGGCCGCATTGGTACTTACCGCGATCGTTTGACCGCCTGGTGGAAACAACAGACCGCCGAGCGAACGCCTGAGCAGACCGCCGGGCGACACAAAGCAGCCGACATCGCCCGATCATTCGGGCTGGGTGCGGCACGACCAGAAAGGAGCCTTTAG
- a CDS encoding PIN domain-containing protein — MADLVIDTDVVSYGFRLDPIFRDFYGPAIQGHRGVVSFMTIAELEYGVLHRGWGERRINEMRRYLAANYVDCGVTRQICDSWAELTHEARTLGRVLMHADAWIAATARALNVPLVTNNSKDFSYLPGVTLITNAST, encoded by the coding sequence ATGGCTGATCTGGTTATCGACACGGACGTTGTTTCTTACGGGTTCCGTTTGGATCCGATATTCCGAGATTTCTACGGACCCGCCATTCAGGGCCACCGCGGCGTTGTTTCATTCATGACGATCGCAGAGCTCGAATACGGCGTCTTGCATCGAGGATGGGGCGAGCGACGCATCAACGAAATGCGGCGGTATCTTGCCGCGAACTATGTTGATTGCGGCGTCACACGACAAATTTGTGATTCCTGGGCAGAACTGACACATGAGGCCCGAACGCTTGGCCGCGTTTTGATGCACGCCGACGCATGGATCGCGGCGACGGCCAGAGCACTCAATGTGCCACTCGTGACCAACAATTCAAAAGACTTTAGCTATCTCCCCGGTGTCACGTTGATCACGAACGCGAGCACTTAG
- a CDS encoding DUF3991 and TOPRIM domain-containing protein — protein MLPSRDTEFDNFKTQIDLRAYAVSVGFELIRRQSSRHSSVLKHSNGDKIVVARMPWRHYVYFNVHGSAGNDSGSIIDFVQNRERCSLGHVRKILRGWNGSSATVSSKWVRDLPSLLPSSADSARVLANWLKAKAIDADRNYLSNERRISPEIIGHPIFIDRLRTDARGNVLMAHHNKDGLCGYEVKNRGFTGFAPGGTKGLMFSRPRDTDHAMVISETAVDLLSVATLDGTEGKRFFSLAGQPSPVQIELLRSAASKMPRTPTIMLALDNDQGGRTMAGVLASALSNVASSVDRYLPAIEGQDWNDVLTEHRKSGSPHPRFG, from the coding sequence ATGCTGCCTTCACGCGATACCGAGTTCGATAACTTCAAGACTCAGATCGATCTTCGTGCATATGCCGTGTCCGTTGGCTTTGAATTGATCCGGAGGCAGTCCAGTCGGCATAGTTCAGTCTTGAAGCATTCCAACGGTGACAAGATCGTGGTGGCCCGTATGCCGTGGCGTCACTACGTTTACTTCAACGTGCATGGCAGCGCCGGAAACGACAGCGGTTCGATCATCGACTTCGTGCAAAACCGTGAACGGTGTTCACTCGGCCATGTTCGCAAGATTCTGCGTGGCTGGAACGGAAGCTCAGCAACTGTGTCAAGCAAGTGGGTACGCGATCTCCCTTCCCTACTCCCCTCCTCAGCTGACTCGGCTCGCGTGTTGGCCAATTGGCTGAAAGCAAAAGCGATCGACGCCGACAGAAACTACCTGTCCAACGAACGACGCATCTCGCCTGAAATCATCGGCCATCCCATCTTCATTGATCGCTTGCGAACCGACGCTCGTGGAAATGTCCTGATGGCCCATCACAACAAAGACGGACTCTGCGGCTACGAAGTAAAGAACCGAGGCTTCACGGGCTTTGCACCCGGCGGCACCAAGGGGCTGATGTTCTCGCGTCCTCGTGATACGGATCACGCCATGGTGATCAGTGAAACGGCCGTCGATCTCCTGTCGGTCGCAACGCTCGACGGCACTGAAGGCAAACGCTTCTTCAGCCTCGCCGGCCAGCCGAGCCCCGTTCAGATCGAGCTCCTTCGTTCGGCGGCCAGCAAGATGCCACGCACCCCGACGATCATGCTCGCTTTGGACAATGATCAAGGCGGCCGCACCATGGCCGGCGTCCTGGCCTCTGCACTGTCGAACGTCGCATCATCAGTTGACCGCTATCTGCCGGCAATCGAAGGACAGGACTGGAACGACGTACTCACGGAACACCGCAAATCCGGATCGCCGCATCCACGGTTTGGCTGA
- a CDS encoding recombinase family protein — protein sequence MSIDKHISVYLRVSSRSQDTATQRPDLERWLAAFGADTEHVWYEDRFTGRTMQRPAWSRLIAAVRAGEVQRVVVWRLDRLGRNAKGLTSLFDELPRLGVGLVSIKDGLDLETAAGRLMANVLASVAQYETEVRAERVLAGQERARRQGKTWGGSKPGRLLSLSRDQVDAIIRLHGEGEPKAKIARATGVSRPTVYRILEQHG from the coding sequence ATGTCGATCGACAAGCACATTTCCGTCTACCTTCGCGTGAGTTCACGCAGCCAAGACACGGCCACTCAACGCCCCGATCTTGAACGGTGGTTGGCCGCGTTTGGCGCCGACACCGAACACGTTTGGTACGAAGATCGGTTTACCGGACGCACGATGCAACGTCCCGCCTGGTCGAGGCTGATCGCGGCTGTCCGTGCCGGCGAAGTTCAACGTGTCGTCGTCTGGCGTCTCGATCGGCTCGGCAGGAACGCCAAGGGGCTCACTTCCCTCTTCGACGAACTTCCAAGGCTGGGGGTCGGTCTGGTTTCCATCAAAGATGGCCTCGATCTCGAAACGGCAGCCGGCCGACTGATGGCGAACGTTCTCGCCAGTGTCGCCCAATACGAAACCGAAGTCCGAGCCGAACGGGTATTGGCCGGTCAGGAACGGGCTCGTCGTCAGGGAAAGACCTGGGGTGGGTCGAAGCCGGGACGGTTGCTGTCACTGTCGCGTGACCAAGTTGATGCCATCATCCGGCTTCACGGCGAAGGTGAGCCGAAAGCCAAAATCGCCAGGGCGACCGGCGTGTCCCGTCCAACGGTCTACCGCATTCTGGAACAGCATGGCTGA
- a CDS encoding replication initiator protein A translates to MSNQLVQRSPLLPDRHATPDFFVVDVFDAATLKGDMAAMEHPIFSLSTKPDHRVRRYENGDKFIEIKPSADGLATVHDRAVIIYCISHLVSAINEGREVSQTIRFRAHDLLKATNRMTNGQGYDALKAALERLSGTRISTNIVSGGREEFETFGIIERAKVVRETRDGRMQEIEIKLSDWVFSAIEAREVLTLHRDYFRLRKPIERRLYELARKHCGRKNEWRISLQLLKAKTGSGSTLREFKRLVKRVVEDDTRTDHMPDYRVRLDERGGGGSDIVIFENRGCIPAIEDGSFEVPPLRPDTYHEARLAAPGFDIYELERQWRSWLDMSGAEPPRRPDAAFVGFCRKWLANRGANTRG, encoded by the coding sequence ATGTCGAATCAACTCGTTCAACGCTCGCCATTGCTGCCTGATCGCCACGCGACTCCCGATTTCTTCGTCGTGGATGTGTTTGACGCTGCGACGTTGAAAGGGGACATGGCGGCGATGGAGCACCCGATTTTCTCGCTGTCGACGAAGCCCGACCACCGTGTCCGCCGCTATGAGAATGGCGATAAATTCATTGAAATCAAACCATCCGCCGACGGGTTGGCAACGGTTCATGATCGAGCCGTCATCATCTATTGCATCTCGCACTTGGTATCGGCGATCAACGAGGGTAGGGAGGTCTCGCAGACCATCCGCTTCCGTGCCCACGATCTGCTGAAAGCAACGAACCGCATGACCAACGGTCAAGGTTACGATGCGTTGAAGGCAGCGTTGGAGAGATTGTCGGGCACACGTATCAGCACCAACATTGTTTCCGGTGGACGGGAAGAATTCGAGACCTTCGGTATCATCGAACGGGCGAAGGTGGTTCGCGAAACACGGGATGGCCGGATGCAGGAGATTGAGATCAAACTGTCCGACTGGGTGTTCAGTGCAATTGAGGCAAGGGAAGTACTGACGCTGCACCGAGACTACTTCCGCCTGCGGAAGCCGATCGAGCGACGGCTGTACGAGCTTGCCCGCAAGCACTGCGGACGCAAAAACGAATGGCGGATTTCGTTGCAGCTACTCAAGGCAAAGACCGGCTCCGGCTCGACACTTCGAGAATTCAAGCGGTTAGTGAAACGTGTGGTCGAAGACGACACCAGGACGGATCACATGCCCGATTACCGCGTTCGGCTGGACGAGCGGGGAGGGGGGGGGTCCGACATCGTGATCTTTGAGAACCGGGGCTGCATTCCGGCGATCGAGGACGGAAGCTTCGAAGTGCCGCCGCTACGGCCCGACACATATCATGAAGCCCGCTTGGCTGCCCCAGGTTTCGATATCTACGAGCTTGAGCGCCAGTGGCGGTCATGGCTGGACATGTCCGGAGCCGAACCACCGCGACGGCCCGATGCGGCATTCGTTGGTTTCTGCCGAAAATGGCTAGCGAATCGAGGTGCGAACACAAGAGGCTGA